ATGATCCTGATAAAATACTTAACTCCCTGCAAGGATAATCCGTCTTGCTTATATTACACGCTGCCGTGAACCTGATCATTACGTGCTTAGTCTTCTTCCGCTCCCGAAAGGATGCTGCTGCAAGGCAAACAGGCGCCCGAAGGGTATGCGGTGCTGGAGTGCGGGTTGCGGGAAATGGTGTTGTGGCGGAGGAGGTGAGTGATAATTACTTTTTTGTATCTTCAACAAAAACAAAACATCATGCGTGAAGAAACATTAAGATCATATCTGCGACACAAAATTGATCACGCGGACAAGGATTTACTTATCACAATAAAAAATATGCTTGATGAATATCTTCATGTGCAACAGGAGAAACAATTTGACCTGAGTGAAGAAGAGAAAGAAGAGTTAACTACTCAATATAATCGCCTGCTTAAAGGCGAGGTTAAAACATACACTGAACAGGAATTAAGAGAACATATCTATAAAAACAGAAAAAGCAAAAAAGCAAGCTAGTCTTTATGAAGAATAGAGAATATCTCTTTTTGCCTGTAGCACTTAATGATATTAGTAGAATTTGCGCCTATTTTGATGATGAGAGTGACTATAAAGGGGATCGATTTTACAATGAATTGATTGAGGAAGTTAAATACGTTAGCCAAATGCCGCGCTCAAGAAGGAAGTATCATAAATATTTCCGTGTAGTGTTCATGCCTAATTTTCCTTTTGCGATTATCTACTCGTTAAATAAAAATGTCATTTATATTCATGCAGTCCGTTCTACGAAACAAGATTTGAAGCGTGTTTTGTATGACCTGAAACAGCAAAGTAAATAATTAACTGACAATAATTTATGGGGCTCTTGTTGCTCATCGTCAGCAAAACATCCCTGTATTTTTCGGCCCATAGCAGTAAATCATCGGCTTCCTGTATTATTATTTCAAACCAGTGCTTATCTTCGTTCCACTGTGTTACAGCTTTTGCAAACCATATCATCTCTCCTTATTGCCCGTCCGGCATTGCGCCTTATTCCTGTGCGAATTAGATAGCCCGGCGGCGTAATTTGTTTTTACTCACTTATTCGTTTCGCCGGGCTTTGCCGAATTACCTCCCGAAAGGGCGGAAGCTCTGCTGTTTCAGCACTTTTCACTAACTTCGCGCGCAATGAAAAAATATCCCGAATACCCGTCGCTCGACCTGCCCGCTGTGGCTGATGCCGTGCTTGCCGACTGGGACAAAAACAAGATTTTCGAGAAAAGCGTTACCTCACGCGAGGGTGCCGAGCCGTTTGTGTTTTACGAAGGACCGCCTTCGGCAAACGGTATGCCCGGCATTCACCACGTAATGGCCCGCACGCTGAAAGACATATTCTGCCGCTACCAGACACTGAACGGCAAACAGGTAAAACGCAAAGCCGGCTGGGACACCCACGGCCTGCCCATAGAACTGAGCGTGGAAAAAACGCTGGGCATCACCAAAGAAGCCATCGGCAAAACCATTTCCATTGAGGATTACAACAAGGCCTGCCGCACCGAGGTGATGAAATACACCCACCTCTGGGAAGACGTAACCCGCAAAATGGGTTACTGGGTTGACATGCGTGATCCTTACATCACCTACGAAAACAAATACATTGAGAGCGTGTGGTGGCTGTTGCAGCAGCTTTACAAAAAAGACCTGCTCTACAAAGGCTACACCATACAGCCCTACTCGCCTGCAGCCGGCACCGGCCTTTCCTCGCACGAGCTGAACCAGCCCGGCTGCTACCGCCCGGTGAAAGACCGCTCGGCCGTGGCCATGTTCCGCGTAAACGCTTCGGAGCAGGCGGCAAAGCTGTTTGGCAATGAGCCGGTAAGCATACTGGCCTGGACCACCACGCCGTGGACACTCTCGTCGAACACGGCACTGGCGGTGGGCAAAGACATTGAGTACGTCCTCGTACAGTCGTTCAACGCATACAGCCACCAGCCCATGCGTGTGGTGCTGGCCAAAAATCTTCTCGGCAATTATTTCGACCCCAAACTGGCCGAAATGCCGCTGGAAGACTACAAGCCGGGCGACAAGAAAATTCCCTACCGCGTGCTGGCCGAATGCAAAGGCAGCGAGCTCGTGGGCCTCGCCTACGAACAACTCCTGCCCTACACCCTGCCCGCCGAAACGCCCGAACAAGCTTTCCGCGTAATTGCAGGCGACTTTGTAACCACCAGCGACGGCACCGGCATTGTACACATTGCCCCCACCTTTGGTGCCGACGATATGCGCGCCGCCAAAGCAGCCGGTGTGCCCGCCATGCTTGTGCGCGATGAAAACGACAAACTCGTGCCGCTGGTGGATCTGCGCGGAAAATTCCGCCCCGAAATGGGCGAGTTTGCCGGCGAATATGTGAAAGCCGACTACCTCAGCGAGGCCGAAAAAGCGGCCGAAGTGGAACGTATGAAAACGCTTTCCGGCTCGCCGCTTGCCGAACTGGTGGCCAAAATCGTGAGCCGCACAAACGAATACCTCAGCACCGACGAGCGCATCATCCTCAAGCTCGAACTCGAAGGAAAACTCTTCAAAAAAGAAACCTACGAGCACAACTACCCGCACTGCTGGCGTACCGACAAGCCCGTGCTGTATTACCCGCTCGACAGCTGGTTTATCCGCGCATCGGCCGCCAAAGAGCGTATGGCCGAGCTGAACAAAACCATCAACTGGAAACCCGAAAGCACCGGTACCGGCCGCTTTGGCGAATGGCTCAACAACCTGCAGGACTGGAACCTGAGCCGCTCGCGCTACTGGGGCATTCCGCTGCCGATCTGGGTGAGCGAAGACAAAACCGAAATGCTTTGCATTGGTTCGGTGGAGGAACTGAAAACTGAAATTGAACGCAGCCAGGCAGCCGGATTCATGAGCAGCAATCCGCTCGGTAAATTCACGCCCGGCGATTTCAGCGAGGAAAACTACCACAGCTTCGACCTGCACCGCCCATACGCTGACGATATTGTGCTGGAGCGCAACGGCAAAAAACTGTTCCGCGAAACCGACCTCATCGACGTGTGGTTCGATTCGGGCGCTATGCCGTATGCCCAGCTGCACTACCCGTTTGAGAACAAGGCGCTGGTGGACGAACGCAAATACTTCCCGGCCGATTTCATTGCCGAGGGTGTGGACCAGACACGCGGCTGGTTTTACACGCTGCACGCCATTGGTGTAATGCTGTTTGACAGCGTGGCTTACAAGGCGGTAATTTCAAACGGCCTGGTGCTGGACAAAGTGGGACAGAAGATGAGCAAACGCCTCGGCAATGCCGTGGATCCGTTTGAAACGCTCAAAAACTTCGGCCCCGATGCCACGCGCTGGTATATGATTACGAATGCCTCGCCGTGGGACAATCTGAAATTCGACATTGAAGGCGTGGCCGAGGTGCGGCGCGGTTTCTTTGGTACGCTTTACAACACCTACTCGTTTTTTGCGCTGTATGCAAATATCGACGGGTTTGAGATTGATGAAATGAATGTGGTGCCGGTAGCAGAACGCGAGGAACTGGACCGCTGGATTATTTCGAAACTATACTCGACCGTGAAATTTGTGCGCGGGCGCATGGAGGATTATGACCCCACGCCGGCTGCACGCGCCATTGAGGAGTTTGTGGATGTGCACCTTTCAAACTGGTACGTGCGCCTCTCGCGCCGCCGTTTCTGGAAGGGCGAAATGACTGTGGACAAAAAAGCGGCCTACGAAACGCTTTACGAGTGCCTGAATGTAACGGCACAGCTTATGGCGCCGTTTGCCCCGTTCTTCAGCGACTGGCTGTATCACAACCTTACCGACGGCATCCGCGCCAAAGCCGTTGCGCACCACACGCCGCTGGCGCCCGAATCGGTACATCTTACGCTGCTTACCCGGCCCGATGAGACGCTTATTGATACAGAGCTTGAGGCGCGCATGGAGCTGGCGGAAAAGTTTTCGTCGCTGGTGCTTTCGCTGCGCAAGAAGGCCAATATCCGCG
This genomic stretch from Bacteroidota bacterium harbors:
- a CDS encoding isoleucine--tRNA ligase; the protein is MKKYPEYPSLDLPAVADAVLADWDKNKIFEKSVTSREGAEPFVFYEGPPSANGMPGIHHVMARTLKDIFCRYQTLNGKQVKRKAGWDTHGLPIELSVEKTLGITKEAIGKTISIEDYNKACRTEVMKYTHLWEDVTRKMGYWVDMRDPYITYENKYIESVWWLLQQLYKKDLLYKGYTIQPYSPAAGTGLSSHELNQPGCYRPVKDRSAVAMFRVNASEQAAKLFGNEPVSILAWTTTPWTLSSNTALAVGKDIEYVLVQSFNAYSHQPMRVVLAKNLLGNYFDPKLAEMPLEDYKPGDKKIPYRVLAECKGSELVGLAYEQLLPYTLPAETPEQAFRVIAGDFVTTSDGTGIVHIAPTFGADDMRAAKAAGVPAMLVRDENDKLVPLVDLRGKFRPEMGEFAGEYVKADYLSEAEKAAEVERMKTLSGSPLAELVAKIVSRTNEYLSTDERIILKLELEGKLFKKETYEHNYPHCWRTDKPVLYYPLDSWFIRASAAKERMAELNKTINWKPESTGTGRFGEWLNNLQDWNLSRSRYWGIPLPIWVSEDKTEMLCIGSVEELKTEIERSQAAGFMSSNPLGKFTPGDFSEENYHSFDLHRPYADDIVLERNGKKLFRETDLIDVWFDSGAMPYAQLHYPFENKALVDERKYFPADFIAEGVDQTRGWFYTLHAIGVMLFDSVAYKAVISNGLVLDKVGQKMSKRLGNAVDPFETLKNFGPDATRWYMITNASPWDNLKFDIEGVAEVRRGFFGTLYNTYSFFALYANIDGFEIDEMNVVPVAEREELDRWIISKLYSTVKFVRGRMEDYDPTPAARAIEEFVDVHLSNWYVRLSRRRFWKGEMTVDKKAAYETLYECLNVTAQLMAPFAPFFSDWLYHNLTDGIRAKAVAHHTPLAPESVHLTLLTRPDETLIDTELEARMELAEKFSSLVLSLRKKANIRVRQPLSRVMIPVLDADFRQRLEKVQHLLLHEVNVKTLEYVTESGVFVKKIKPNFVILGKKLGKHMKAVAAQITGWDQAQINDLEQRGWADVQVEGETLRIERNEVEILIDDLPGWQVATDGRLVAALDVTLTPELADEGLARELVNRIQNLRKDKNFEVTDRIGVKISANDKLTAAVNNNFNYICSETLATSFEIVSDLTDSEATAVEVDEAVKTFVLITKQH
- a CDS encoding type II toxin-antitoxin system RelE/ParE family toxin gives rise to the protein MKNREYLFLPVALNDISRICAYFDDESDYKGDRFYNELIEEVKYVSQMPRSRRKYHKYFRVVFMPNFPFAIIYSLNKNVIYIHAVRSTKQDLKRVLYDLKQQSK